A part of Macrobrachium nipponense isolate FS-2020 chromosome 26, ASM1510439v2, whole genome shotgun sequence genomic DNA contains:
- the LOC135200286 gene encoding GTP cyclohydrolase 1-like isoform X3, which produces MSLVNGYTSTTTSSSSSSSSSQSSAKGKESVVMNGSVTNGATIQTEKSIEEMKGQFRNMRLERRSSSSVGHEKCPFHFDLELDHKPPTREDMIPNLAASYRSLLKDLGEDPEREGLLKTPERAAKAMLYFTKGYDQTIEDVMNGAIFDEDHDDLVIVKDIEMFSVCEHHLVPFWGKVSVGYLPNKKVVGLSKVARIVEIFSRRLQVQERLTKQIALALVEAIQPTGVGVVVEGTHMCMVMRGVQKVSSKTTTSTMLGVFRDDPKTREEFLTLVK; this is translated from the exons ATGTCTTTAGTCAACGGTTacacctccaccaccacctcctcctcctcttcttcttcctcctcccagaGCAGCGCCAAGGGCAAGGAATCAGTGGTCATGAACGGCAGCGTTACCAACGGCGCCACCATCCAGACGGAGAAGAGCATCGAGGAGATGAAAGGGCAGTTCCGCAACATGAGGCTGGAAAGGAGGTCCTCCTCGTCTGTGG GACACGAGAAATGCCCCTTCCACTTCGACCTGGAACTGGACCACAAACCTCCCACTCGTGAGGACATGATTCCCAACCTGGCGGCGAGTTACAGGTCCCTGCTGAAGGACCTGGGAGAAGACCCGGAGAGAGAAGGTCTCCTGAAGACGCCCGAGAGAGCTGCCAAGGCCATGCTGTATTTCACCAAAGGATACGACCAGACCATTGAAG ACGTCATGAACGGGGCCATTTTCGACGAGGACCACGACGACCTGGTGATCGTCAAAGACATCGAGATGTTCTCCGTCTGCGAGCACCACCTGGTGCCCTTCTGGGGCAAAGTCTCCGTCGGCTACCTGCCAAATAAGAAGGTTGTCGGACTTTCCAAAGTGGCCAG aatcgtCGAGATCTTCAGCCGTAGATTACAAG TGCAAGAAAGACTGACAAAGCAGATAGCCCTGGCCCTGGTTGAAGCCATCCAGCCTACTGGAGTTGGTGTCGTCGTTGAGGGAAC ACACATGTGCATGGTCATGCGTGGTGTCCAGAAGGTCAGCTCGAAGACCACCACCTCCACCATGTTGGGCGTCTTCAGAGACGACCCCAAGACCAGGGAGGAGTTCCTCACGCTGGTCAAGTAG
- the LOC135200286 gene encoding GTP cyclohydrolase 1-like isoform X4 encodes MNGSVTNGATIQTEKSIEEMKGQFRNMRLERRSSSSVEASSIPGHEKCPFHFDLELDHKPPTREDMIPNLAASYRSLLKDLGEDPEREGLLKTPERAAKAMLYFTKGYDQTIEDVMNGAIFDEDHDDLVIVKDIEMFSVCEHHLVPFWGKVSVGYLPNKKVVGLSKVARIVEIFSRRLQVQERLTKQIALALVEAIQPTGVGVVVEGTHMCMVMRGVQKVSSKTTTSTMLGVFRDDPKTREEFLTLVK; translated from the exons ATGAACGGCAGCGTTACCAACGGCGCCACCATCCAGACGGAGAAGAGCATCGAGGAGATGAAAGGGCAGTTCCGCAACATGAGGCTGGAAAGGAGGTCCTCCTCGTCTGTGG aagcTTCTTCCATTCCAGGACACGAGAAATGCCCCTTCCACTTCGACCTGGAACTGGACCACAAACCTCCCACTCGTGAGGACATGATTCCCAACCTGGCGGCGAGTTACAGGTCCCTGCTGAAGGACCTGGGAGAAGACCCGGAGAGAGAAGGTCTCCTGAAGACGCCCGAGAGAGCTGCCAAGGCCATGCTGTATTTCACCAAAGGATACGACCAGACCATTGAAG ACGTCATGAACGGGGCCATTTTCGACGAGGACCACGACGACCTGGTGATCGTCAAAGACATCGAGATGTTCTCCGTCTGCGAGCACCACCTGGTGCCCTTCTGGGGCAAAGTCTCCGTCGGCTACCTGCCAAATAAGAAGGTTGTCGGACTTTCCAAAGTGGCCAG aatcgtCGAGATCTTCAGCCGTAGATTACAAG TGCAAGAAAGACTGACAAAGCAGATAGCCCTGGCCCTGGTTGAAGCCATCCAGCCTACTGGAGTTGGTGTCGTCGTTGAGGGAAC ACACATGTGCATGGTCATGCGTGGTGTCCAGAAGGTCAGCTCGAAGACCACCACCTCCACCATGTTGGGCGTCTTCAGAGACGACCCCAAGACCAGGGAGGAGTTCCTCACGCTGGTCAAGTAG
- the LOC135200286 gene encoding GTP cyclohydrolase 1-like isoform X2 has protein sequence MSLVNGYTSTTTSSSSSSSSSQSSAKGKESVVMNGSVTNGATIQTEKSIEEMKGQFRNMRLERRSSSSVASSIPGHEKCPFHFDLELDHKPPTREDMIPNLAASYRSLLKDLGEDPEREGLLKTPERAAKAMLYFTKGYDQTIEDVMNGAIFDEDHDDLVIVKDIEMFSVCEHHLVPFWGKVSVGYLPNKKVVGLSKVARIVEIFSRRLQVQERLTKQIALALVEAIQPTGVGVVVEGTHMCMVMRGVQKVSSKTTTSTMLGVFRDDPKTREEFLTLVK, from the exons ATGTCTTTAGTCAACGGTTacacctccaccaccacctcctcctcctcttcttcttcctcctcccagaGCAGCGCCAAGGGCAAGGAATCAGTGGTCATGAACGGCAGCGTTACCAACGGCGCCACCATCCAGACGGAGAAGAGCATCGAGGAGATGAAAGGGCAGTTCCGCAACATGAGGCTGGAAAGGAGGTCCTCCTCGTCTGTGG cTTCTTCCATTCCAGGACACGAGAAATGCCCCTTCCACTTCGACCTGGAACTGGACCACAAACCTCCCACTCGTGAGGACATGATTCCCAACCTGGCGGCGAGTTACAGGTCCCTGCTGAAGGACCTGGGAGAAGACCCGGAGAGAGAAGGTCTCCTGAAGACGCCCGAGAGAGCTGCCAAGGCCATGCTGTATTTCACCAAAGGATACGACCAGACCATTGAAG ACGTCATGAACGGGGCCATTTTCGACGAGGACCACGACGACCTGGTGATCGTCAAAGACATCGAGATGTTCTCCGTCTGCGAGCACCACCTGGTGCCCTTCTGGGGCAAAGTCTCCGTCGGCTACCTGCCAAATAAGAAGGTTGTCGGACTTTCCAAAGTGGCCAG aatcgtCGAGATCTTCAGCCGTAGATTACAAG TGCAAGAAAGACTGACAAAGCAGATAGCCCTGGCCCTGGTTGAAGCCATCCAGCCTACTGGAGTTGGTGTCGTCGTTGAGGGAAC ACACATGTGCATGGTCATGCGTGGTGTCCAGAAGGTCAGCTCGAAGACCACCACCTCCACCATGTTGGGCGTCTTCAGAGACGACCCCAAGACCAGGGAGGAGTTCCTCACGCTGGTCAAGTAG
- the LOC135200286 gene encoding GTP cyclohydrolase 1-like isoform X1 codes for MSLVNGYTSTTTSSSSSSSSSQSSAKGKESVVMNGSVTNGATIQTEKSIEEMKGQFRNMRLERRSSSSVEASSIPGHEKCPFHFDLELDHKPPTREDMIPNLAASYRSLLKDLGEDPEREGLLKTPERAAKAMLYFTKGYDQTIEDVMNGAIFDEDHDDLVIVKDIEMFSVCEHHLVPFWGKVSVGYLPNKKVVGLSKVARIVEIFSRRLQVQERLTKQIALALVEAIQPTGVGVVVEGTHMCMVMRGVQKVSSKTTTSTMLGVFRDDPKTREEFLTLVK; via the exons ATGTCTTTAGTCAACGGTTacacctccaccaccacctcctcctcctcttcttcttcctcctcccagaGCAGCGCCAAGGGCAAGGAATCAGTGGTCATGAACGGCAGCGTTACCAACGGCGCCACCATCCAGACGGAGAAGAGCATCGAGGAGATGAAAGGGCAGTTCCGCAACATGAGGCTGGAAAGGAGGTCCTCCTCGTCTGTGG aagcTTCTTCCATTCCAGGACACGAGAAATGCCCCTTCCACTTCGACCTGGAACTGGACCACAAACCTCCCACTCGTGAGGACATGATTCCCAACCTGGCGGCGAGTTACAGGTCCCTGCTGAAGGACCTGGGAGAAGACCCGGAGAGAGAAGGTCTCCTGAAGACGCCCGAGAGAGCTGCCAAGGCCATGCTGTATTTCACCAAAGGATACGACCAGACCATTGAAG ACGTCATGAACGGGGCCATTTTCGACGAGGACCACGACGACCTGGTGATCGTCAAAGACATCGAGATGTTCTCCGTCTGCGAGCACCACCTGGTGCCCTTCTGGGGCAAAGTCTCCGTCGGCTACCTGCCAAATAAGAAGGTTGTCGGACTTTCCAAAGTGGCCAG aatcgtCGAGATCTTCAGCCGTAGATTACAAG TGCAAGAAAGACTGACAAAGCAGATAGCCCTGGCCCTGGTTGAAGCCATCCAGCCTACTGGAGTTGGTGTCGTCGTTGAGGGAAC ACACATGTGCATGGTCATGCGTGGTGTCCAGAAGGTCAGCTCGAAGACCACCACCTCCACCATGTTGGGCGTCTTCAGAGACGACCCCAAGACCAGGGAGGAGTTCCTCACGCTGGTCAAGTAG